The Bacteroidota bacterium genome includes a region encoding these proteins:
- a CDS encoding endonuclease yields the protein MKQLFRTFFASAVFIAIHAVLLAQIPAGYYNSAAGLTGVPLQAALHNIIKNHTVISYSNLYTQFKITDTKGSNVVWDMYSDVPGGTPPYIYHYVSSDECGSYVNEGDCFNREHSFPQSLFGSTGSIYSDMFHLYPTDGKVNGERSNYPMGEVAVATWTSLNGSKVGNCTFNDSLGHLYPFTAFEPIDEYKGDFARSYFYIAVRYYTEDAGWTSNGMNTGSQMKPWAIAQYLKWSHNDPVSTKETDRNNAIYGIQNNRNPFIDHPEWADSIWADVVSGISLTNVNVYCDVYPNPALTNVNISFYSKDYGKLTINILAADGSLVIQKTVDKTTDAILESIDLSSLSKGVYFLQLKTATALATKMVVKE from the coding sequence ATGAAACAATTATTCAGAACATTCTTCGCCAGTGCTGTTTTTATAGCCATTCACGCAGTGCTTCTTGCACAAATACCCGCGGGCTACTACAATTCTGCGGCAGGATTGACCGGAGTGCCGCTGCAGGCAGCGCTTCACAACATCATCAAGAACCACACGGTAATCAGCTACAGCAACCTCTACACTCAGTTCAAGATTACAGATACTAAGGGAAGCAATGTTGTATGGGATATGTATTCTGATGTTCCGGGCGGAACGCCTCCGTATATTTATCATTACGTTTCGTCAGACGAATGCGGAAGTTATGTGAACGAAGGCGATTGTTTTAACCGCGAGCATTCCTTTCCGCAAAGCCTTTTCGGAAGTACCGGATCCATTTATTCTGATATGTTTCACCTCTATCCTACCGACGGAAAAGTGAATGGTGAACGAAGTAATTATCCAATGGGTGAAGTGGCAGTGGCAACATGGACATCGCTGAACGGCAGTAAAGTTGGCAACTGCACATTCAATGATTCTCTCGGGCATCTTTATCCTTTTACTGCATTTGAACCAATCGATGAATATAAAGGTGATTTTGCGAGAAGCTATTTTTATATCGCGGTTCGCTATTATACTGAAGATGCAGGATGGACATCAAACGGGATGAACACCGGTTCGCAGATGAAACCCTGGGCGATTGCACAATATTTAAAATGGAGCCACAACGACCCTGTGAGCACCAAAGAAACGGACCGAAACAATGCTATTTATGGAATTCAGAATAACCGCAACCCTTTTATTGATCATCCGGAATGGGCCGATTCTATCTGGGCGGATGTTGTATCCGGGATATCATTAACGAACGTTAACGTATATTGTGATGTTTATCCAAATCCTGCGTTAACAAACGTTAACATAAGTTTCTATTCGAAAGATTACGGAAAGCTTACAATAAATATACTTGCAGCCGATGGTAGTCTGGTGATTCAAAAAACCGTCGATAAAACTACGGATGCTATTCTTGAAAGCATTGACCTCAGCAGCCTTTCAAAAGGTGTGTACTTTTTACAGTTAAAAACGGCCACTGCTTTAGCAACAAAAATGGTGGTGAAAGAATAA
- a CDS encoding phospho-sugar mutase: MGSGADDRIISRASKWLEGNFDEETKKLVKDMMENDLQGLTEAFHTDLEFGTGGLRGIMGAGTNRMNKYTVGMATQGLANYIKAAVAGAPAGIAIAYDSRNNSRFFAQVTADVMSANDIKVFLFSELRPTPELSFAIRHLGCVSGIVITASHNPKEYNGYKVYWSDGGQLVSPQDKNVIAEVRKISSINEVCFEAKPELIEMIDADVDEAYLKNVMSLSLNPQLIQKHHELKIVYTPIHGSGITLVPQALKCMGFDDVHVLQAQAVPDGNFPTVKSPNPEEPSALALAIQKANETGASLVLATDPDADRVGVAVKNNKGEFILLNGNQTASILTAYLLGQWKEKGLLRGKEFIVKTIVTSELLKDIATHYNVESFDVLTGFKYIAEIIQKLEGEKVFIGGGEESYGFLVGDFVRDKDAVIACCMIAEAAAYALEKGLSLFDMLQQIYVDFGFYYEGLLSLTKKGISGTEEIAKMMAGYRTQPPHEINNRAVVRIMDYKLQKETDVKTGLQKDIKLPVSDVLQFFLDDGSKITVRPSGTEPKIKFYFGIKGVLENASQFEETETLLKQKISDLIVAMKLQ, encoded by the coding sequence ATGGGATCAGGAGCAGACGATCGTATCATCAGCAGAGCCTCGAAATGGCTCGAAGGTAATTTCGACGAAGAAACAAAAAAGCTGGTGAAAGATATGATGGAGAATGACCTGCAGGGTCTTACCGAAGCGTTTCACACCGACCTTGAGTTTGGTACCGGCGGGTTGCGAGGTATCATGGGTGCCGGCACCAACCGTATGAACAAATATACGGTGGGCATGGCAACGCAGGGACTGGCTAATTATATCAAAGCTGCTGTTGCCGGAGCACCTGCCGGCATTGCCATTGCATACGACTCTCGCAACAACAGCCGCTTTTTCGCGCAGGTTACGGCCGATGTAATGTCGGCCAACGATATCAAAGTATTTTTATTTAGTGAACTAAGACCAACACCCGAGCTTTCATTCGCGATACGCCATCTGGGTTGCGTGAGCGGTATCGTTATCACCGCTTCACATAACCCCAAAGAATACAATGGTTACAAAGTTTACTGGAGCGATGGCGGTCAGCTGGTGAGTCCGCAGGATAAAAATGTAATTGCAGAAGTACGAAAGATTAGCAGCATAAACGAAGTTTGTTTTGAGGCTAAACCGGAACTTATCGAAATGATTGACGCCGATGTGGATGAGGCATATCTTAAAAATGTGATGTCGCTTTCGCTGAATCCTCAACTTATACAAAAGCATCATGAACTAAAAATTGTTTATACACCCATACATGGCTCAGGTATTACATTAGTGCCGCAGGCATTGAAGTGCATGGGATTTGATGATGTTCATGTGCTCCAAGCGCAGGCTGTGCCCGACGGGAATTTCCCGACAGTGAAATCGCCCAATCCTGAGGAACCTTCGGCACTGGCACTTGCTATTCAGAAAGCAAATGAAACGGGCGCATCTCTTGTGCTCGCTACCGATCCCGACGCCGACCGCGTAGGCGTCGCCGTGAAAAATAATAAGGGCGAATTTATTTTGCTCAATGGAAATCAAACCGCATCCATTCTTACAGCCTACCTGCTTGGACAATGGAAAGAAAAAGGTTTGCTCAGAGGAAAAGAGTTTATTGTGAAGACTATTGTCACTTCCGAACTTTTAAAAGACATTGCAACGCATTATAACGTTGAAAGTTTTGATGTTCTGACCGGTTTCAAATACATTGCGGAGATTATTCAAAAGCTCGAAGGCGAAAAAGTATTTATTGGCGGTGGTGAAGAGAGCTATGGCTTTCTGGTGGGCGATTTTGTGCGCGATAAAGATGCCGTTATTGCCTGTTGTATGATTGCTGAAGCTGCCGCTTATGCCCTTGAAAAGGGACTTTCGCTGTTCGACATGCTGCAGCAGATTTATGTTGACTTCGGTTTTTATTATGAAGGATTGCTTTCGCTGACCAAAAAAGGAATCAGCGGTACCGAAGAAATTGCGAAGATGATGGCCGGTTACCGCACACAGCCTCCGCATGAAATAAACAACAGGGCAGTGGTTCGGATTATGGACTATAAGTTGCAAAAAGAAACCGATGTAAAAACAGGACTTCAGAAAGATATTAAACTGCCTGTGTCGGATGTGTTACAGTTTTTCCTGGACGACGGAAGTAAGATTACGGTGAGACCATCGGGTACGGAACCGAAAATAAAATTCTACTTCGGGATAAAAGGCGTCCTTGAAAATGCCTCCCAATTCGAAGAAACCGAAACATTGCTGAAACAGAAAATCAGCGACCTGATTGTTGCCATGAAATTGCAATAG